The genomic region GTCGTCATTCATATCTTTACCGCAACAGAGCGAGAGTATTACAAGCTGGATAAGCTGTGGAGCAAAGCCACCCCCTTAATCAGGATTCAGTAACTTTGAACTTTTCAACCCACATTAAGTTGATAGGGTGACTAATGCTCAATAGATCTGAACCGAACTAAGTCCCCCTTTCAGTAGCTTAAAATCTCCGATTTGGAGAAAAAGAGGTCAATCTCCTTCTCCGCGGTCTCTTCCGAGTCCGAGCCATGAATGAGGTTGCGCCCTATATCCTGTGCCAGGTCCCCCCGGATGGTCCCCGGTGCAGAGCGTGCCGGGTCGGTCTCACCCATAGCATTTCTAACCACTGCTACCGCATCTTCGCCCTCGAAGATGGCAGCGATAATCGGGCG from Dehalococcoidia bacterium harbors:
- a CDS encoding nucleoside-diphosphate kinase codes for the protein RPIIAAIFEGEDAVAVVRNAMGETDPARSAPGTIRGDLAQDIGRNLIHGSDSEETAEKEIDLFFSKSEILSY